One window from the genome of Caloranaerobacter sp. TR13 encodes:
- the asnB gene encoding asparagine synthase (glutamine-hydrolyzing) translates to MCGIAGWVNIKRSLIKERELIKKMTNTLVNRGPDDFGIYISENALLGHRRLIVIDPEGGAQPMIRQLGDNKYTIVYNGELYNTDEVRKKLQAKGYHFKSYSDTEVLLVSYIEWGADCLKYINGIFAFGIWDEKNKQLFLARDPLGVKPLFYAFKDDSLLFASEIKALLEHPLVEPIIDNEGLMEIFGLGPARSLGNGVFKDVKEIPPAHYLMFNFFGIKLKEYWKLECKPHIENLDTTVEHTRTLLIDAIERQTISDVPVCTFLSGGLDSSAISAIVANTFKKQGRGRLNTFSIDYTDNNIYFRPNEYQPNSDSIWVKKMSEFIGSNHHNVVIDNLQLASALKEAVKANDLPGMADIDSSLYLFCKEVKREATVALSGECADEVFGGYPWYRRAEDINANTFPWSKSIKERKGIMSKEFRKLPLEEYVAQRYEDTLKQVPRLEGETQEEHRMRELFYLNIKWFMITLLNRKDRMSMANSLEVRVPFADYRLVEYAFNIPWKMKYCDGIEKGLLRRALKGILPDDILLRRKSPYPKTHNPAYSKAVQEWMREILQDKKSPILQFIDVDKVTEIVETEGKSFKKPWFGQLMTGPQLIAYLIQIDYWMREYNVRYVAK, encoded by the coding sequence ATGTGTGGAATTGCCGGATGGGTAAATATCAAAAGAAGCCTTATAAAAGAGAGAGAACTTATCAAAAAAATGACTAATACTCTAGTTAATAGAGGTCCAGATGATTTTGGCATATATATATCTGAAAATGCTTTATTAGGGCATCGCCGTCTAATAGTAATAGATCCTGAAGGTGGAGCTCAACCAATGATAAGACAATTAGGAGACAACAAATATACAATCGTATATAATGGAGAATTATACAATACAGATGAAGTTAGAAAAAAACTACAAGCAAAAGGATATCATTTTAAATCATATTCTGATACTGAGGTTTTATTGGTTTCATATATTGAGTGGGGAGCAGATTGCTTAAAGTATATTAATGGTATTTTTGCATTTGGTATATGGGATGAAAAAAATAAGCAGTTGTTCTTAGCTAGAGACCCTCTTGGGGTAAAACCTCTATTTTATGCATTTAAAGATGATTCTCTACTTTTTGCTTCAGAGATAAAGGCACTATTAGAACATCCTTTAGTAGAACCAATTATAGATAATGAAGGATTGATGGAAATCTTTGGCTTAGGACCTGCAAGATCTTTAGGTAATGGTGTCTTTAAAGATGTAAAAGAAATTCCTCCAGCTCACTATTTAATGTTTAATTTTTTCGGCATAAAGTTAAAAGAATATTGGAAATTAGAGTGCAAACCTCATATAGAGAATTTAGATACAACAGTAGAACATACAAGAACTCTTTTGATAGATGCAATAGAAAGGCAAACAATATCTGATGTTCCTGTTTGTACTTTCCTATCAGGAGGATTAGATTCAAGTGCTATTTCAGCTATTGTGGCTAATACGTTCAAAAAACAGGGGAGAGGAAGGTTAAATACATTTTCAATAGATTATACAGATAACAATATATATTTTAGACCTAATGAATATCAGCCCAATTCAGATAGTATATGGGTTAAAAAAATGTCGGAGTTTATTGGCAGTAATCATCATAACGTAGTGATAGACAATTTACAATTAGCATCAGCTTTAAAAGAAGCAGTGAAAGCAAATGATTTACCTGGTATGGCAGATATAGACTCATCTTTATATTTATTTTGCAAAGAAGTAAAAAGAGAGGCTACAGTAGCTCTTTCTGGAGAATGTGCTGATGAGGTATTTGGAGGTTATCCATGGTATAGAAGGGCAGAAGATATTAATGCTAATACTTTTCCATGGTCTAAATCTATTAAAGAGCGTAAAGGTATTATGTCTAAAGAATTTAGAAAACTACCTTTAGAAGAGTATGTTGCACAAAGATATGAAGACACATTAAAGCAAGTACCAAGGCTTGAAGGAGAAACTCAAGAAGAACATCGAATGAGAGAGCTTTTCTACTTAAATATTAAATGGTTTATGATTACACTGCTTAATAGAAAGGACCGTATGAGTATGGCTAACAGTTTAGAGGTTAGAGTTCCATTTGCGGATTACAGACTTGTAGAATATGCATTTAATATTCCTTGGAAAATGAAATACTGTGATGGAATAGAGAAAGGACTTTTAAGAAGGGCTTTAAAGGGAATTTTACCTGATGATATTTTATTGAGAAGAAAAAGTCCGTATCCTAAAACTCATAATCCTGCTTATTCAAAAGCAGTACAAGAGTGGATGAGAGAAATCCTACAGGATAAAAAATCTCCTATTTTACAATTTATCGATGTAGATAAGGTTACTGAAATAGTGGAAACAGAAGGGAAATCATTTAAAAAGCCTTGGTTTGGTCAGTTGATGACAGGTCCTCAATTAATTGCATATTTAATCCAAATAGATTATTGGATGAGAGAATATAATGTGAGGTATGTTGCAAAGTAG